The genomic region GAACTCGTCTTCGCTGGTCTCCAGAGCACGTTTCTTAAGGTGAATGCCGGCGTTGTTAACCAGAATCGTAATCGGGCCAAACAATGCTTCAGCCCGGGCAACAACCTTGGGAACGTCTTTAACCTTAAGCACGTCGCATGTGACATAGCCAGCCTGCGGTCCGATGGCAGCCGCTCCCGACTTCAGCACGGCCGCCCGGCGCCCGGCGAGGATCACCCTGGCCCCGGCCAGGGCCATGCTCCGCGCAATCGCCAAGCCCAGCCCCGTGCCACCGCCGGTGATCAAGGCCGTCTCACCATCCAGCCGGAATGGGTTGTCAGTGTCCGCCGCAGCTGCCGCTGCTCTGCGCGGCTTAATTGTTCTCCTTCTCATTTCGCAAAACTGCGAGTTAGCTGGCCCCACTCTGCCTGTCGCATGGTTTGACACCACGCCCATGATCCGCTGCATGCATATCGCTTGTCGCCATGACCCACTACCAGCTCGCCAGCTCCGGATAGGCCTTGTCGGGGTCCATACCCAGGTCTTTGATCGCCCTGGCCACCACCCGCCGGTCCACCATGTCCTTTGCCGCCAGCGCGTGCAGCGTGGCGATCACAACCGATTCGGCGTCCACTTCAAAAAAGCGGCGCAGCCGCTCGCGCGTCTCGCTGCGGCCGTAACCGTCCGTGCCCAACGTCGTCAGCCCCCCAGGCACCCACGGCGCAATCTGGTCAGGCACAATCTTCATGTTGTCCGACACAGCCACGAAGACCCCCTTTTCGTCCGCAAGGACATTCTCTACGTAACACTTCCTGGGCGGCTCAGTCGGGTGCAGCATGTTCCAGCGTTTGGCCCCCAGCGCGTCATTGCGCAGCAATTTGTAGCTGGTCGCGCTCCAGACATCGGCCGAGACACCGAATCTCTCAGCCAGAATCTCCTGTGCCCGCAGCGCCTCGCGGATAATCGGTCCGCTGCCCAGCACATGCGCCTTGACCGCTTTCCTGGCAGGCCCCGCCTTGAACTTGTAGAGGCCCTTCAAAATTCCCTCCGCCACGCCCTCGGGCATGGGCGGCATTTCGTGGTTTTCGTTGTACAGTGTCAGGTAGTAAAACACTTCCTCCCCTTCGGTGTACATCCGGCGCAGGCCGTCGGCGATAATCACCGCCACCTCGTACGTGAACGCCGGGTCGTAGGTGCGCAGCGTTGGAATCGTACTCGACAGGATCAGGCTGTGGCCATCTTGGTGCTGCAGGCCCTCGCCGTTGAGCGTGGTGCGGCCCGAGGTGGCGCCGAGCAGAAAGCCCTTTGCCCGCATATCGCCCGCCAGCCACATCAGGTCGCCTATGCGCTGGAAACCGAACATCGAGTAATACGTGTAGAACGGAATCATGGGCAGGCCGTGCGTCGCGTAGGAAGTGCCCGCCGCCAGAAACGAAGCCATCGCCCCGGCTTCCGTAATGCCCTCTTCGAGGATCTGCCCGTCTTTCCTCTCGTTGTAGTAAAGCAGCGACTTGCTATCCACCGGCTCGTAAAGCTGCCCTTTGGAGGAATAGATCCCGACCTCGCGGAACAGCGCGTCCAGGCCAAACGTGCGCGCCTCGTCCGGGATGATCGGCACAATCTGGCGCCCGATGGCCTTATTGCGGATCAGTGTGCTCAGCAGACGCACAAATCCCATCGTTGTGGACATTTCCGTCCGCGCTGTGCCTTTGAGCAAGTCGCCGAATGTCTCCAGCTTCGGCACCTCGAGCGGCTTGGCCTGCACGACGCGTTGGGGCACGAACCCGCCGAGCTTTGCGCGCTGCCCCAACAAGTACTTGGTTTCTCGGCTCTCCGGCGCGGGGCGGAAGAACGGGGTCTCCGCTATCTCCTCATCGCCTATGGGAACGCCAAACCGGGCGCGGAATGACCGCAGTTCCTTCTCGTTGAGCTTTTTCTGCTGATGCGTGATGTTGCGTCCTTCGCCGGCTTCACCCAGACCGTAGCCCTTGACGGTTTTGGCCAGGATCACCGTTGGCCGGCCTCTGTGCTCCATTGCGGCTTTGTAGGCGGCATAGACCTTGCGCGAGTCGTGGCCACCCCGCAGCAACTTGTGGATCTGCTCGTCCGTCAGGTGGTTTACCAACCCCAACAGCTCAGGATATTTGCCGAAGAAATGCCGGCGCGTGTAACTGCCAGGCTCAACGGAGTATTTCTGGTAGTCGCCGTCCAAAGCCTCTTCCATCCGCCTGAGCAGCAGCCCCGTCTTGTCGGCAGCCAGCAGTTCGTCCCACGCCGTGCCCCAGATCACCTTGATGACGTTCCAGCCCGCGCCCTGAAAGGCGGCCTCCAGTTCCTGGATGATCTTGCCGTTGCCGCGCACCGGCCCGTCAAGCCGCTGCAAGTTGCAGTTGACCACCCAGACTAGGTTGTCCAGCCCCTCCCGCGACGCGAGCGTCAACGACCCCAGCGTCTCCGGCTCATCGGTTTCCCCGTCTCCGATGAAAGCCCACACCTTCGGCTCTTCGCCTTCGATGAAGCCTCGTGCGCGCAAATAGCGGTTGAAGCGGGCCTGGTATATCGAAAGCAGTGGCCCCAGCCCCATGGACACGGTCGGGAACTGCCAGAACTCCGGCATTAGATACGGGTGCGGGTAGGACGACAAGCCGCCGTCTTCGGACAATTCCTGGCGGAAATTGTGCAGGTGCCGCTCCTCCAACCGCCCTTCCAGGAACGCCCGCGCGTATATCCCGGGTGTGGCGTGGCCCTGGAAATAAACCATGTCCCCCGCGAAATCCCCGGTGCGCGCTCGGAAGAAGTGGTTGAATCCCACCTCGCACAGCGTCGCCGACGAAGCGTAAGTCGAAATATGGCCGCCCAGGCCACTGTGCTCGCGATTCGCGTTGACCACCATCGCCATCGCATTCCACCGGATGAAGCTCTTGATCCGCCGTTCCATCTCCCAATCCCCGGGAAACGGGGCCTGTTTATCAGCCGGGATAGTATTGATGTAAGGAGTGCTTACCACCCTCGGCACCTCGACGCCGCGCGCCCGCAAGCGTTCCGTGAGGCCAAGCAGGAAGCCCGCCGTCTTTTGCGGTCCCTGGTCCTTGAGCGCAAACTCCACCACTCTCTCCAGCGACTCGAGCCACCGCTCTTCTTCGGTTTGTTCCGGCGCCGGCAGCACTTGCAGGTCAGGCGCGGAGTAATCTTGTTCTGTGTTTGGCACTTTCACTTTGTCATTCCTGAGATTCTTACTTAAACTCTCACTGGTTGCGCGTCAAACGACTCAAGGCGGGTTGTATTACAGCGCAAGGCCCGCGTATTGTCAGCCAAATACTATAGCACATGAAACTCTGCGACCTCACGCTGGCGACCCCCGAGGAGAACCTCGCTTGCGACGAAGTCCTGCTCAACCTCTGCGAGGCCGGTGAGAGCGATGAACTCCTCCGGCTTTGGGCGCTCCCGGAGTATTTCGTCGTGCTTGGCTACGCCAATAAGGCCGCGACCGAAGTGAACCTCCCCTACTGCCACAAGCACACCATCCCCGTCCTGCGGCGCTGTTCGGGAGGCGGAGCCGTCCTGCAAGGCCCGGGTGTCCTGAATTATTCCTTGGTCCTGCGCATGGACCACTGCGGTCCCTTCCACAGCATTCACGCCACGAATCGCCTCATTCTCGAACGCCACCGCGACACGTTGGCCCCGCTGCTCATGGCTCCTGTCGAGTGGCGCGGTCAAACCGACCTGGCGATCGGCGGGCTCAAGTTTTCCGGCAACTCCCAGCGCCGCCATCGCCGCTTCCTGTTGTTCCACGGCTCGTTCCTGCTCCACCTTGATCTGAGCCTGGTGGAAAAGACCCTCCCACAACCTTCCCGCCAGCCGGATTACCGCCTCAACCGATCGCATTCCGACTTCCTGATCAACCTGAACGTTCCGCCACACGCCTTGAAGACTGCCCTCGCCAAGGCCTGGAAGGCCACCATCCCGCTTGCACCGATTCCCCTCGATTTGATCACTCGCCTCGTCGGAGAAAAGTACGCACTCGACGAGTGGAATCTGAAATTCTAACCCTCATCCGAGAGGTTGTTCCAAGGGTGGGGGCAGTTCGAGCGACCGGAGCTTGCCAGTCAACGCTGGTAACCAATGGACTTCGAATAGCACACACCTCATAACTGCCCCAGTTACTTCCGGGACATGCCAACGGTGGTTCTCACCCGCACCACCCGGATAGCCGAGGCTCAGGGATTAGGTGGTCATCATTGCTCCCCAGCCAGAACCAGATGACTCCCCTCCCGACCTCCAAATCCTGCGCACTGTCCATATTTTGGACAGTGATGCTGCCGCTTGCCTCTTCCAGTCCCCGCTGGTTCCGGCTCCCCTGGCTGGCTGATACGGTGCCGATGCGGTGGCGCTACGGTGTGGTTCCCATGGGGGTCGGCCCCCATGGGAACCACACCGTGACCTAACCGCACTGACACGCCATCCACAAGCCAAAGCAGTCAAGAAACCATGGTAACGGCGCCGTCGCCCATCTGGCGGGTGTGCTGGAGGCAAGAATTGGAGTGCGAGACGGCGGATCGCCAGCGGGGTTCCCCGGAAATCCACAGAGGACCCTATTTGTGGCACGGGATGGCTGTGAATTCCTTTGACGTCCAAGACACAGGTGACGATCTTACCTGCTCCTGAGCATGAATTACATCACACGAAAGCTACTGCTTTATTTCCTGCCAGCTTTGTGCCTCCTCGTTGGTTGCAGCCACGTCAACCAGACAGCATCTCCTGCCCCGCCGCTGCATGTCGGCGCAGCGGAGGTGGACATCACTCCGCCCGTCGGCTATCGCATGGCGGGCTATTTCAACGAGCGCATCTCGACCGGCATTCACGATCCGCTCCACGCCAAGGCAATTGTGCTCCAGCAAGGCCGTCAGCAGGTTGCGCTGGTCGCCTGCGACCTGA from Candidatus Paceibacterota bacterium harbors:
- the aceE gene encoding pyruvate dehydrogenase (acetyl-transferring), homodimeric type, which codes for MLPAPEQTEEERWLESLERVVEFALKDQGPQKTAGFLLGLTERLRARGVEVPRVVSTPYINTIPADKQAPFPGDWEMERRIKSFIRWNAMAMVVNANREHSGLGGHISTYASSATLCEVGFNHFFRARTGDFAGDMVYFQGHATPGIYARAFLEGRLEERHLHNFRQELSEDGGLSSYPHPYLMPEFWQFPTVSMGLGPLLSIYQARFNRYLRARGFIEGEEPKVWAFIGDGETDEPETLGSLTLASREGLDNLVWVVNCNLQRLDGPVRGNGKIIQELEAAFQGAGWNVIKVIWGTAWDELLAADKTGLLLRRMEEALDGDYQKYSVEPGSYTRRHFFGKYPELLGLVNHLTDEQIHKLLRGGHDSRKVYAAYKAAMEHRGRPTVILAKTVKGYGLGEAGEGRNITHQQKKLNEKELRSFRARFGVPIGDEEIAETPFFRPAPESRETKYLLGQRAKLGGFVPQRVVQAKPLEVPKLETFGDLLKGTARTEMSTTMGFVRLLSTLIRNKAIGRQIVPIIPDEARTFGLDALFREVGIYSSKGQLYEPVDSKSLLYYNERKDGQILEEGITEAGAMASFLAAGTSYATHGLPMIPFYTYYSMFGFQRIGDLMWLAGDMRAKGFLLGATSGRTTLNGEGLQHQDGHSLILSSTIPTLRTYDPAFTYEVAVIIADGLRRMYTEGEEVFYYLTLYNENHEMPPMPEGVAEGILKGLYKFKAGPARKAVKAHVLGSGPIIREALRAQEILAERFGVSADVWSATSYKLLRNDALGAKRWNMLHPTEPPRKCYVENVLADEKGVFVAVSDNMKIVPDQIAPWVPGGLTTLGTDGYGRSETRERLRRFFEVDAESVVIATLHALAAKDMVDRRVVARAIKDLGMDPDKAYPELASW
- a CDS encoding lipoate--protein ligase family protein, which produces MKLCDLTLATPEENLACDEVLLNLCEAGESDELLRLWALPEYFVVLGYANKAATEVNLPYCHKHTIPVLRRCSGGGAVLQGPGVLNYSLVLRMDHCGPFHSIHATNRLILERHRDTLAPLLMAPVEWRGQTDLAIGGLKFSGNSQRRHRRFLLFHGSFLLHLDLSLVEKTLPQPSRQPDYRLNRSHSDFLINLNVPPHALKTALAKAWKATIPLAPIPLDLITRLVGEKYALDEWNLKF